In the genome of Paenibacillus pabuli, the window GCACTGGTGGTCAATTGGAAGATTAACATGAGGATCGCCAGGAAGCGGCCTGGGTTCTCCAACCAGGTAACCAGAGCCTGAATGATGTACATGAAGGTCAGGCTGGTCACGAAGCTGAACAAAAGGAACAAAGGCACGCTTTGAACTTCCAGGCCCAAGCCGGACAAGACAAGCCAGGAAGCGAGCAGGGATTGCACCGCACTCATGATCGTAAAAGCCAGCGTTCTGCTCACAAAACGATTCCAGCCACTCGCATCCGTAACCGAGCTGCTGCGTGTTGGTACAACCAGAGTTGCAATCAATGCCCCGACAAACAGCCCCAATGACAGGAAGTATGGCGAGAATCCTGTACCATAGTTGGGCACTTCATTATGTTTATGTTCATCCACCTGAACAGGCTCTGCATACATCGTTACAAGTTCATCCGTTTTTTTCACACTGCCCGTTTGATCGGCGGCATCATTCAGTTTGGTGGCAAGCTCACCGGAGCCATCGCTCAACTTGGCGGTACCTTCTTTTAAATCTCTTGCGCCGTTATCCAGCTTGCGGGAACCATCGGCAATGGTGGTGATTCCGGCTGAAAGTTGGCTCAACCCATCAACCAGTTTCCCTGCACCCGCGTTTAATTGACTCGAACCCTCTGAAAGTTTGGCTCCGCCAACGGCAGCCTCAGACAACTTGGCGTTGAACTGCTGGAGGCCAGCCGCAAGCTGACCCTGTCCAGCGGACAATTGCGTGGCTCCTTCTAAAAGCTGCTGTTCACCCTGCACTAACTGGCTGCTGCCTTGATGCAGCTGCTGCTGCGCAGCTTGCAGGCTTTGGCTGCCTTGGACCAGTTGTTGTCCACCTTGATACACTTGTTCGCTACCAGCAGCAACAGCCTGGCTCGCTGCCAGCAGCTGCTGTACAGCCGGGTTGGCAGCGAGCTCCGGACTGGCCTCAGAGAGTTGGGCTAGTCCTTGCGCAACGGCCTTGGCGCCTTCACTTACTTTGCCACTGCCTTCAACGGAGGTCTGCAATCCCGCAGTCAGCTTGGCGCTGCCTGCTTCGGAGGCTGCTAATCCGGCATCCAATTGAGCGGCCCCTTCCTGAGCGGATTGAATACCAGCCTGTAACTTTTTGCCGCCAGCTTCAGCCTGTGCTGCTCCGTCTCCAAGCTTCGTGCCTGCTGCCGACAACTGGGACAAACCATTGGAAAGGGTACTGGCTCCCGTATGAAGTTCATCAATACCCTGAGCCAAGGTACTCGTGCCTTCTTTTAACGGTATAATGCCTGTTGCAAGTTTGTCGGTTCCATCAGCCAGTTTGGACAAGTTCTCTTTCAGCTTGAAGGCACCTTCATCCAGCTTAACCGCACCCTCGTTGATCTGACCTGCGCCGTCTCCGGCATCTGCCAAACCGCTAGAGATTTTCTCTACCTGATCCAGCAGGGTTTCCGTATATGATTCCGTCACTTTGGCAGAGACTTTGGATTTGATCTGTTTGACCGCAGTCCCGCCAATCTGACCCGCTAGGAAGTTGTATCCTTCATTGGGTTCATAGATCAGCTCTGCCGGCTCGGGATGGTCATCCATCAGAGTGGTTGCTCTGGCAGAAAAATTCTCCGGAATAACAATCGTCATATAATACGTGTTGTCTTCCATACCTTTCTCGGCTTCTTCCCGGGTCACGAATTGCCAGTTGAAGTCATCGCTTTTTTTCAATTCATCGACCAGATTCTGTCCAACCTCCAGCGATTTGTCATTGTAGATTGCCCCCTGATCCGTATTGACCACGGCGACAGGCAGTTCATTCATTTTGCCGTAAGGGTCCCAGAACGCATTGAGGAACAGACCGCTATACAGTACCGGAATGAACAGCACTACGAGAATCGGAATAAATACTTTTGGTTTCTTGAAGGCGGATTTCAAATCCTGCCCGAATACAGTAAATGATTTCATCATGTTCTCTCCCCATCATTACGCTACTCTGCTGTTCTATCTATCTCTAATGTTAAAAGGCTTCTGCCTTCGCTTCTTCCTTTTATGTAGGGGATAATCCACTTTTGAGAAAGAGGCCTACGAAATCCTTGATTTGATCCTTGTGCAGCGAAGGATGCGCTTTATTCCAATCGGATGTTAAAGTGACATACAGCTTCAACAGGACAAAAGACACCAACCTGGGATCGTCTTCGCGAATCTGCTCCAGTTCCATGGCACGTCTTACTTGGCGCTCCAAATATTCAAGAATGGCTGTCTCTACTTTCTGCAGACCTTCCTTCGCTTGAGGCGTGCCAAACTCGTTCACCTCCTGAAACAGCTTAATCAGCAGCTCGTGTTCCTCTCTATACTCCAGCAAAGCGTCCATACTCTCATGCACATTATCCAAAAACGAATGATCTTCCTTTACCGTTTGCTCCGTAATTTGCTTCATATCCGTAATGATCGAGTGGAGAATTTCTCCGAACAGTTCTTCCTTGTTTTCAAAAAAAGTATAGATGGTTCCCTTGCCCACATTGGCAAGCCTCGCTACCTGTTCCATGGTTGTGGCCTTGTAACCAAACAGCGCGAACGATTTCTCTGCTGAGTCCATGACCTGCTGCCTTCGATCAATGGTTCTCATGGCATATGCACCTCCTTAGCATAAAAAGATGAAAAAGTTTTTTGACTGCATTACCAAAATAGTCAGTTGGTCGTTTACAACTGTAGCACTTGCACCGGGTGGGAGGAAGTGATGTTTATCATAGTCATCCAGATCGTAGAGACATAAGGAGAATATCCATAACTCCAAAGGAACATATGTCATTGGACACACTGAGCAAACAAAGGAAGACGGGTATCGACAAATTCCCTCTATAAATCGACTGGAATATAGGTCGTATTACTTATGTTTTAGGTAAATAGAATTTTAAAATAAGACTTTTGACCGTACATTTCGTAATATGGATAATTTAGGATTAAATTGTAATATTGTGTCTTCGCGAGGTGGGTGTGTAACCAAATAAGGTAAGGAGAGGATTACCCTTGAAAAGAAGTATGTTGCGAAGGAGCTGCCTTTGGCTGCTGTCCGTATTGTTGTTGCTGGAAACCTGGACAGGCTCAGGCCTTCTGATGGCTCAGGCAGCAAGCTCTTTGAATATCCAAGAGGCTGCATCGCGGGAGGTAATTCCCACATGGGCGAAAAAGGAAATGGAATCGTTAAAGGAAGCGGGAGTCATGAAGGGATATCCCGATGGTACAGTTCGTCCACATCAATCCATTACACGAGCTGAACTGGTGACACTCATATACAAAATACGTACTTCTTCGAACCCGAATACATCTTCATCTGCTGCATTCAAGGACATCGCGAAACAATGGTATGCCGCGGATGTTACGAGGGCAGCGACGGAAGGATTGGTCAATGGATATCCGGATGGGACGTTCAGACCTGATCAGCCCGTTAATCGGTATGAAGCTGCGAAGGTATTACAATTAGCTTTTGCACCTGCTGCACCAAGCGGTCATGCAACGATAAATTACTCTGATCAAAAACAGTTCCCCAATTGGGCAGTGGAACCCATATCATCTATGTCTGCTGTGGGCTGGATGAAGGGATACCCGGATGGCTCATTTGGGGGGCTGCGTACACTTACCCGGGCGGAGGGCGCAGTGCTGCTGCATCGAGCCTGGCTGTCAGAAGCAGGGGGAAGCGATACTGGCAATGAAGAAAAAGGAAACGAGGGGAGTACGCCAGGTGAAGAGAAGCCAGAAGAGGGAAATAATGAAAACAGTTCTCCTGGCACTCCGGGAAATGGGGGAATTACACCTCCGGGAGGACCTGTCACTCCGCCTGTGAATCCACCCAATCCTGAACCGCCAGGAAAGATTGCTGTGCCTGTCGGATTGCTTGCGACAGCAGGTAACGCGCAGGTAGCGCTTCGCTGGGATCAGTCCGGTACCGTTGCCCCTGCAGGATACAAGGTTTATTACGCTGAGGGGAATTCAGATTGGACCGGTAGTCCTCAGGATGTGGGAAAAAGCAAAAGTCACACCGTTACAGGACTAACGAATGGAAAAACCTATCGTTTTGCCGTAAGCGCTTATGATGCTTCCGGGATAGAGACGAAGCAATCATCCGAGGTATATGCGGTACCTCGAACGGCAATCGATCCGTCACTTCCACCTGATCCACGGGAGACGTCTACACCACTTCCGGCTACACATCACATTTCATTCTCCGAATCCATTGAGTTCTTATACACTGGTGAACGGCCGGTTCAGATCGGCGTCGAGGAAGGCGCGATTGATGCCGAACGAGTTGCAGTGGTTCGAGGAAACGTTCTGGATTCGGAAGGAAACCCTTTACCGGGAGTCAACATATCCGTATCGAATCAATCGCAATATGGTCATACCATGAGCAGGGTAGACGGACAATTCGATTTGGCGGTTAACGGTTATGGCGACATTGTCATTGACTATGAAAAAGAAGGGTATATGCCGCTTCAACGTAATGCCCAGCCCTCAGGCGGCCACTATACCACTTTGGATGATGTTGTGTTATTGCCTTACGATGACCAAGTAACCAAGGTCAAACTGGGCGAGGACGTCTCCAACACCCAAGTCGCTCAAGGCAGCCCCGTAACCGATGAGGACGGAAGTCGCCAAGCCACATTAATTATTCCTGGTGGAACCTCTGGATCGATTATGCTGCCGGATGGCACGGAACAGCCGATGGCCGAACTGAATATCCGAGCGACAGAATACACGGTTGGCGAGCGGGGACCAGAAGCCATGCCGGGAGAGTTACCATCATTGGTAGGCTATACCTATGCCGTTGAGCTGTCCGCTGACGAGGCGGTATCAGCTGGGGCAACAGAGGTCCGCTTTGATCAGCCCTTATATCTGTACGTAGACAACTTTCTGAATTTCCCGGTTGGTGGAACAGTACCGATTGGTTATTATGACCGGATGGCCGGGGCCTGGATTCCTTCCGATAACGGAAGAATTATTGAGGTGCTGTCCGTCAACAATGGGATCGCATCGGTGGACATTGACGGAGATGGTGCAGCCGACAGTGACAGTGCGATGGAAGCTATTGGCTTGACGAAGGAAGAACGTAGAGAACTCGCGGCATTATATAAACCAGGTCAAAGCTTCTGGAGATCCCCCATAGAGCACTTTACACCTTGGGACTGCAACTGGCCTTACGGGCCACCACTGGATGCGGAATCTCCGCCGGATCGCAAACCGAACGAAGACAAGCCTGACATTGATGATTCCTGCAAGGCGAATGGTTCCATTATCGGTTGTCAGACACAGACCCTGTCCCAGGTCATTCCTGTTACAGGTACGGGACTAAATCTGGTCTATGACAGTCAAAGGGAGCCCGGGTATACAAGCGGCAAACAACTGGAGCTTAAACTGACGGATGATGTGGTCTCTCCAAGCATCCGATATATCGAAGTGGAACTGGAGATTGCAGGCCGCCGCATTGTGGAGAAACTGGACCCCAAACCTAATCTGGTCTACAGATATGAATGGGATGGGAAGGATGTCTATGGACGTTCCTGGTACGGAAAAGCGGATTATAAATTTACGGTAACCAATCACTATCCGATGGTATATTTGGAGCCTTCAACAGACTTTCCGCGGAGTTTCGGACGTATCAGTAATCAGGGGGGGACCTTTGCTACAGATCGCACGAACATGACAACATCGCTGTCAAGGGTTCATGAGGGCATGATGGACAGTCCACTGAATGAGTATGAGAGTGCCGGGCTTGGC includes:
- a CDS encoding YhgE/Pip domain-containing protein, with protein sequence MKSFTVFGQDLKSAFKKPKVFIPILVVLFIPVLYSGLFLNAFWDPYGKMNELPVAVVNTDQGAIYNDKSLEVGQNLVDELKKSDDFNWQFVTREEAEKGMEDNTYYMTIVIPENFSARATTLMDDHPEPAELIYEPNEGYNFLAGQIGGTAVKQIKSKVSAKVTESYTETLLDQVEKISSGLADAGDGAGQINEGAVKLDEGAFKLKENLSKLADGTDKLATGIIPLKEGTSTLAQGIDELHTGASTLSNGLSQLSAAGTKLGDGAAQAEAGGKKLQAGIQSAQEGAAQLDAGLAASEAGSAKLTAGLQTSVEGSGKVSEGAKAVAQGLAQLSEASPELAANPAVQQLLAASQAVAAGSEQVYQGGQQLVQGSQSLQAAQQQLHQGSSQLVQGEQQLLEGATQLSAGQGQLAAGLQQFNAKLSEAAVGGAKLSEGSSQLNAGAGKLVDGLSQLSAGITTIADGSRKLDNGARDLKEGTAKLSDGSGELATKLNDAADQTGSVKKTDELVTMYAEPVQVDEHKHNEVPNYGTGFSPYFLSLGLFVGALIATLVVPTRSSSVTDASGWNRFVSRTLAFTIMSAVQSLLASWLVLSGLGLEVQSVPLFLLFSFVTSLTFMYIIQALVTWLENPGRFLAILMLIFQLTTSAGTFPLELIPNWLKVFNPWLPMTYSVTGYKAVISSGQFSVAWEQIGILCIFAVIGLAATFTYFTVHRKSEVEEVNSEAVLHL
- a CDS encoding TetR/AcrR family transcriptional regulator; amino-acid sequence: MRTIDRRQQVMDSAEKSFALFGYKATTMEQVARLANVGKGTIYTFFENKEELFGEILHSIITDMKQITEQTVKEDHSFLDNVHESMDALLEYREEHELLIKLFQEVNEFGTPQAKEGLQKVETAILEYLERQVRRAMELEQIREDDPRLVSFVLLKLYVTLTSDWNKAHPSLHKDQIKDFVGLFLKSGLSPT